The following are from one region of the Streptomyces tuirus genome:
- a CDS encoding universal stress protein, with amino-acid sequence MSRTITVGLDGSPESRAAAEWAAREAKLRGLGLRLLHVYEPVPEPMAQAPLLGAETHQHWSEKIPRETAGGLRLRHPGVEVRAELEAGRPAEVLGAAARTTELLVLGSRGMSGIGGFLVGSVGLAVVARAECPVVLVRAGEQAADEHQRDPVGIPSAATAYRPVVLGLDTGHPDATMIEFAFDAAARRETALRVVHGWSRPSYYSYGGAAELWRYEELARGEAMALADVLRPWREKYPAVDVAEASRPGNPAEQLINASREASLVVVGRRIRRKPFGVHIGSVTHAVLHHATAPVAVVAHD; translated from the coding sequence ATGTCCCGCACGATCACCGTGGGCCTCGATGGTTCGCCCGAGAGCCGGGCCGCCGCGGAGTGGGCGGCACGCGAGGCGAAACTGCGCGGTCTGGGTCTGAGGCTCCTCCACGTGTACGAGCCGGTGCCGGAACCCATGGCGCAGGCCCCGCTGCTCGGTGCCGAGACCCACCAGCACTGGAGCGAGAAGATCCCCCGCGAGACCGCCGGAGGGCTGCGGCTGCGGCACCCCGGGGTCGAGGTGAGGGCCGAGCTCGAGGCGGGCAGGCCGGCCGAGGTCCTCGGGGCGGCGGCCCGCACCACGGAGCTCCTGGTCCTGGGGTCGCGGGGGATGAGCGGCATCGGCGGATTCCTGGTGGGTTCGGTGGGTCTCGCCGTGGTGGCGCGCGCGGAGTGTCCGGTGGTCCTGGTCCGCGCCGGTGAGCAGGCCGCGGACGAGCACCAGAGGGACCCGGTCGGCATTCCGTCGGCCGCCACCGCGTACCGGCCCGTGGTGCTCGGTCTCGACACCGGCCATCCCGACGCGACCATGATCGAGTTCGCCTTCGACGCGGCCGCCCGGCGCGAGACGGCCCTGCGGGTCGTACACGGGTGGAGCCGGCCCTCGTACTACTCCTACGGCGGTGCCGCCGAACTGTGGCGGTACGAGGAGCTCGCACGAGGCGAGGCGATGGCTCTGGCCGACGTGCTGCGGCCGTGGCGGGAGAAGTACCCGGCAGTCGACGTGGCCGAGGCGTCCCGTCCGGGCAACCCGGCGGAACAGCTGATCAACGCCTCGCGCGAGGCCTCCCTGGTCGTGGTGGGGCGGCGGATCCGCCGCAAGCCGTTCGGCGTGCACATCGGCTCGGTGACGCACGCCGTACTGCACCACGCCACCGCCCCGGTCGCCGTCGTCGCACACGACTGA
- a CDS encoding CBS domain-containing protein: MKHDKVGSLMAMDVVRAEYGTPAEEVARLLADHRIGGLPLLDQDDQVIGVVSASDLTAQEAERPDPRRSRSRFGIPGLSPAARRRSARAPARTAGELMSAPPVAAHAEDTIVEAARIMARRGVKRLPVLDEEDRLVGIVTRRDLLRVFLRPDAEIREEVIEEVLVRVLWLMPRSIEVVAVDGVVTLAGRLERRSEAEIAVAMTRQIDGVVAVVGELTWRLDDTRERSDEQALHGVADDRLRKL; the protein is encoded by the coding sequence ATGAAACACGACAAGGTCGGCTCCCTGATGGCGATGGACGTGGTGCGAGCCGAGTACGGCACGCCGGCCGAAGAGGTCGCGCGGCTGCTGGCCGACCACCGGATCGGCGGACTGCCCCTGTTGGACCAGGACGACCAGGTCATCGGCGTCGTCTCCGCGAGCGACCTCACGGCGCAGGAGGCCGAGAGGCCGGACCCGCGCCGCTCGCGGAGCCGCTTCGGGATCCCTGGGCTGTCTCCCGCAGCCCGCAGGCGCAGCGCTCGTGCGCCGGCCCGCACGGCCGGTGAGCTGATGAGCGCGCCGCCGGTCGCCGCGCACGCCGAGGACACCATCGTCGAGGCCGCACGGATCATGGCCCGGCGGGGTGTGAAGAGGCTGCCCGTGCTCGACGAGGAGGACCGGCTGGTCGGCATCGTCACCCGGCGGGACCTGCTCCGGGTCTTCCTGCGGCCCGACGCGGAGATCCGGGAGGAGGTGATCGAGGAGGTGCTGGTGCGTGTGCTGTGGCTGATGCCCCGCAGTATCGAGGTGGTCGCCGTGGACGGGGTGGTGACGCTCGCCGGACGGCTGGAACGCCGTAGTGAAGCGGAGATCGCCGTCGCCATGACCCGGCAGATCGACGGTGTGGTCGCGGTCGTCGGGGAGCTCACCTGGCGTCTGGACGACACGCGTGAGCGATCGGACGAGCAGGCGCTGCACGGCGTGGCCGACGACCGGCTGCGCAAACTGTGA
- a CDS encoding flavodoxin domain-containing protein produces MPTNVLVAYGTTNGSTAEIAETIAEVLRKEGLTAEALPAAAVPDVAAYDAVVVGGGLYAGHWHKDARRFVRRHGKALGERPLWFFSSGPLDPSASERDIPPVPGVKKAADRLDAREHVTFGGCLREGAKGWVARMILRNGKGGDFRDFPRIEAWAAKIGHELTSRADLV; encoded by the coding sequence ATGCCGACGAACGTGCTCGTCGCCTACGGAACGACGAACGGATCGACCGCGGAGATCGCCGAGACCATCGCCGAGGTCCTGCGCAAGGAGGGGCTGACGGCCGAGGCCCTCCCGGCCGCCGCCGTGCCGGATGTGGCGGCGTACGACGCCGTCGTCGTGGGGGGCGGCCTGTACGCCGGCCACTGGCACAAGGACGCCCGGCGCTTCGTCCGGCGCCACGGCAAGGCCCTGGGGGAGCGCCCGCTGTGGTTTTTCAGCAGCGGTCCGCTGGACCCCTCGGCGTCGGAGCGGGACATCCCGCCCGTGCCCGGAGTGAAGAAGGCCGCCGACCGGCTCGACGCCAGGGAGCACGTCACCTTCGGCGGCTGCCTCCGGGAAGGTGCGAAGGGCTGGGTCGCCCGGATGATCCTGCGCAACGGGAAGGGCGGGGACTTCCGGGACTTCCCGCGGATCGAGGCATGGGCGGCGAAGATCGGCCACGAGCTGACCTCACGAGCTGACCTCGTGTGA
- a CDS encoding STAS domain-containing protein has translation MSDILDRSAQPLQERTAHVVTLRGELDLFAAPALRARLDMLSAGPCPDLVLDLRPVSFIDCSGLGVLCRVRNRVSARQGRLRLVTDSTSLRRVLRYTGMAGVFELLPGMPVGVDGRTAVDAPDGGAPIASR, from the coding sequence ATGTCCGACATCCTCGACAGGTCCGCGCAGCCGCTCCAGGAGCGGACGGCACACGTCGTGACGCTGCGCGGCGAGCTCGATCTGTTCGCGGCACCGGCCCTCAGGGCCCGCCTCGACATGCTGAGCGCCGGCCCCTGCCCCGATCTGGTGCTGGATCTGCGCCCGGTGTCGTTCATCGACTGCTCGGGGCTGGGGGTCCTGTGCCGGGTGCGGAACCGCGTCAGCGCGCGGCAGGGCCGGCTGCGTCTGGTGACGGACAGCACGTCCCTGCGGCGCGTCCTGCGGTACACCGGCATGGCGGGGGTCTTCGAGCTGCTTCCCGGGATGCCGGTGGGGGTCGACGGCAGGACCGCGGTGGACGCCCCCGACGGCGGTGCTCCGATCGCGTCAAGGTGA
- a CDS encoding zinc-dependent alcohol dehydrogenase family protein, producing MKAYVFHGPGQSAWEDVPDPGVKEPTDAIVRVDAVTICGTDLHILKGDVPEVRPGTVLGHEAVGEVVDVGGDVRTVRPGDRVLVSCITACGRCDFCREGTYGQCRGGGGWILGHLVDGTQAEYVRVPFADLSAHPLPSALESKDAVLLADIFPTSYEVGVLNGNVRPGDTVAVVGAGPVGLAAVATARLFAPERIVAVDIAAARLEAARNLGADAVADAREAPEQLVEDLTDGLGADVVVEAVGLPETFELCTRMVRPGGHVANVGVHGKPVTLHLEDLWIKDVTITTGLVDTCSTPTLLRMAAAGRLPTGELVTHTFPLTHMEEAYDVFARGADTGALKVVLGEEPHEEVVPYRAA from the coding sequence ATGAAGGCCTACGTGTTCCACGGCCCTGGACAGTCCGCATGGGAGGACGTCCCGGACCCCGGCGTCAAGGAGCCGACCGACGCCATCGTCCGTGTCGACGCCGTCACCATCTGCGGAACGGACCTGCACATCCTCAAGGGCGACGTCCCCGAGGTGCGCCCCGGCACGGTGCTGGGGCACGAGGCGGTCGGCGAGGTCGTCGACGTCGGCGGTGACGTACGCACGGTGCGGCCGGGCGACCGGGTACTGGTCTCCTGCATCACCGCCTGCGGCCGCTGCGACTTCTGCCGGGAGGGGACGTACGGCCAGTGCCGGGGCGGTGGAGGCTGGATCCTGGGCCACCTGGTCGACGGCACCCAGGCCGAGTACGTCCGCGTGCCCTTCGCGGATCTCTCGGCGCACCCGCTGCCCAGCGCCCTGGAGAGCAAGGACGCCGTGCTGCTGGCCGACATCTTCCCGACCTCCTACGAGGTCGGCGTGCTCAACGGGAATGTACGGCCTGGAGACACCGTCGCCGTCGTGGGCGCCGGCCCCGTCGGGCTCGCCGCGGTCGCGACCGCGCGGCTGTTCGCTCCGGAACGCATCGTCGCGGTCGATATCGCCGCCGCGCGGCTGGAAGCGGCCCGGAACCTCGGCGCGGACGCCGTGGCGGACGCCCGGGAGGCCCCCGAACAGCTGGTCGAAGACCTCACCGACGGACTGGGTGCGGACGTGGTCGTCGAGGCGGTCGGCCTGCCGGAGACGTTCGAACTGTGCACGCGGATGGTGCGGCCCGGCGGCCACGTCGCCAACGTCGGCGTGCACGGCAAGCCCGTGACGCTCCATCTGGAAGACCTGTGGATCAAGGACGTCACCATCACCACGGGGCTGGTGGACACGTGTTCCACCCCCACCCTGCTCCGGATGGCGGCCGCGGGCCGCCTGCCCACCGGGGAGCTGGTCACGCACACGTTCCCGCTGACGCACATGGAGGAGGCGTACGACGTCTTCGCCCGGGGCGCCGACACCGGGGCGCTCAAGGTCGTCCTGGGCGAGGAGCCGCACGAGGAAGTCGTCCCGTACCGGGCGGCCTGA
- a CDS encoding helix-turn-helix domain-containing protein — MTERASSHAVEGRPMGDLGRRITRRRTELGLSRQEAATRAGMAPAYLQYLEERPTADPGAGTLLRLAGALKTTVWHLTGGDTELPPGLGRAARTPRFTELTEAECRSLLSAHGVGRLAVPTDSGPVVVPVNYSVVDGGIVFRTEPGTIPAQADGHQVAFETDRIDEAFSEGWSVLVRGPATTVTDPDEAARLEEQAFSTPWAGGRRELWLRVEPVAVTGRRITVA; from the coding sequence ATGACCGAACGGGCCTCGTCGCATGCCGTCGAAGGACGCCCGATGGGTGACCTCGGGCGGCGGATCACCCGGCGGCGTACGGAACTCGGCCTGAGCCGGCAGGAGGCGGCCACCCGGGCGGGCATGGCGCCCGCCTACCTCCAGTACCTGGAGGAGCGGCCGACCGCCGACCCGGGCGCGGGCACCCTCCTGCGGCTGGCGGGAGCGCTGAAGACCACGGTGTGGCACCTGACCGGCGGCGACACCGAGCTGCCGCCCGGGCTCGGCCGGGCCGCCCGCACACCCCGGTTCACGGAGCTGACCGAGGCCGAGTGCCGCTCCCTGCTGTCGGCCCACGGAGTGGGACGCCTCGCCGTGCCCACGGATTCCGGACCGGTCGTCGTACCGGTCAACTACAGCGTCGTCGACGGCGGGATCGTCTTCCGCACCGAGCCCGGCACGATCCCGGCACAGGCGGACGGCCACCAGGTCGCCTTCGAAACCGACCGCATCGACGAGGCGTTCAGCGAGGGCTGGAGCGTGCTGGTGCGGGGCCCCGCGACGACGGTGACGGACCCGGACGAGGCCGCCCGTCTCGAGGAGCAGGCCTTCAGCACACCCTGGGCGGGAGGCCGGCGTGAACTGTGGCTGCGTGTCGAGCCCGTCGCCGTCACCGGGCGCCGGATCACGGTGGCCTGA
- a CDS encoding Crp/Fnr family transcriptional regulator: MTSTTNLSTGLTAGHRERLMRVAREVSFDTGTRIFEEGRRADRFWIVRTGTVALDLRVPGRRAAVVESLGHGELIGWSWHFPPHVWHLGAEAMSPVRAWEFDAEAVRGMCARDPEFGRAIADWVGRVVAHRLHASRVRLLDLYAPYGSGSHM, encoded by the coding sequence ATGACCTCCACCACCAACCTGTCCACGGGCCTCACAGCCGGGCATCGCGAGCGGCTGATGCGCGTGGCCCGCGAGGTGTCCTTCGACACGGGCACCCGCATCTTCGAGGAAGGGCGGCGCGCCGACCGGTTCTGGATCGTGCGGACCGGGACGGTCGCGCTCGACCTGCGTGTCCCCGGCCGGCGGGCGGCCGTCGTCGAGTCCCTGGGGCACGGGGAGCTGATCGGCTGGTCGTGGCATTTCCCGCCGCACGTGTGGCATCTGGGCGCGGAGGCCATGAGTCCGGTGCGGGCCTGGGAGTTCGACGCGGAGGCGGTACGGGGGATGTGCGCGCGCGACCCCGAATTCGGCCGTGCGATCGCGGACTGGGTCGGCCGGGTGGTCGCCCACCGGCTGCACGCGTCGCGTGTCCGGTTGCTCGACCTGTACGCCCCCTACGGCAGCGGAAGCCACATGTGA
- a CDS encoding universal stress protein has protein sequence MERPLVVGVDGSDGSLSAVDWAVDEAARHGLPLRLVHGSLGQRYEGLTPSIGPDRPAGQERADHVVAAAAERAERRNPGVKVSTDVVPADATEALLTESDNATALITGSRGHGELRGLLLGSVGLAVAARAHCPVIVVRGDKAGLAGTHQRILLGAGSPATGGEAARFAFQETEVRGCALDAVRAWRRPVHASAEASDRGHEERARTELDELLRDASAAHPGVRVNRTAVEGPARKVLVHRSAAADLVVVGARRRQGHFGLQLGTVAHTLLHHAECPVAVVPQGVPAETLP, from the coding sequence ATGGAACGTCCCCTGGTCGTGGGGGTCGACGGATCGGACGGCAGCCTGTCCGCGGTCGACTGGGCGGTGGACGAAGCGGCCCGGCACGGCCTGCCCCTGAGGCTGGTCCACGGCTCCCTCGGGCAGCGGTACGAGGGCCTCACCCCGTCGATCGGTCCGGACCGCCCCGCCGGGCAGGAGAGGGCCGATCACGTCGTCGCCGCCGCGGCGGAGCGGGCCGAACGGCGCAATCCCGGAGTGAAGGTGTCCACCGACGTCGTCCCCGCCGACGCGACGGAAGCCCTCCTGACGGAGAGCGACAACGCCACCGCCCTGATCACCGGTTCGCGGGGCCACGGCGAGCTGAGGGGACTGCTCCTCGGCTCCGTCGGCCTGGCCGTCGCGGCACGGGCCCACTGCCCGGTGATCGTGGTACGCGGTGACAAGGCCGGCCTGGCCGGTACCCACCAGCGGATCCTGCTCGGCGCCGGCAGCCCGGCCACCGGCGGCGAAGCGGCGCGCTTCGCCTTTCAGGAGACCGAGGTCCGCGGGTGCGCCCTGGACGCGGTCCGGGCCTGGCGCCGCCCCGTGCACGCATCCGCCGAGGCGTCCGACCGCGGCCACGAGGAGCGCGCCCGCACCGAGCTCGACGAACTGCTGCGCGACGCCTCGGCCGCCCACCCCGGTGTCCGGGTGAACCGCACCGCGGTCGAGGGCCCGGCCCGCAAGGTGCTGGTGCACCGCTCGGCCGCGGCCGATCTGGTCGTCGTCGGCGCCCGGCGCCGGCAGGGCCACTTCGGGCTCCAGCTCGGCACGGTGGCCCACACCCTGCTGCACCACGCCGAGTGCCCCGTGGCCGTCGTGCCGCAGGGCGTCCCGGCGGAGACGCTCCCGTGA
- a CDS encoding 3'-5' exonuclease: MRTFVVFDLEFTSWQGALEEDWGAPGQLREIVQIGALRLREDFSVAEEFEALVRPVVNPRLSAYFTGLTGIDQERVDREGVPPAEALGDFLGFCRGQSVLSYGNDMVVLGENLGWARARGEKVNNGFLPAHFLNIRPWLNALAPATATANVGRLWQVLGLPRPAGGQEHSALFDCRSFAAALAHLCHAGAVLPEGCLPRP, translated from the coding sequence TTGCGTACGTTCGTCGTGTTCGACCTCGAGTTCACGTCCTGGCAGGGGGCGCTGGAGGAGGACTGGGGGGCGCCGGGGCAGCTGCGCGAGATCGTGCAGATCGGGGCGCTGCGGCTGCGCGAGGACTTCTCCGTCGCGGAGGAGTTCGAGGCACTGGTGCGGCCCGTGGTCAATCCGCGGCTGTCCGCCTACTTCACCGGTCTCACCGGCATCGACCAGGAACGGGTGGACCGGGAGGGAGTCCCCCCGGCCGAGGCACTGGGCGACTTCCTGGGGTTCTGCCGGGGACAGTCCGTCCTGTCCTACGGCAACGACATGGTCGTGCTCGGGGAGAACCTGGGCTGGGCGCGCGCCCGTGGGGAGAAGGTCAACAACGGTTTCCTGCCCGCCCATTTCCTGAACATCCGCCCGTGGCTGAACGCCCTGGCACCGGCGACGGCGACGGCCAACGTCGGGCGCCTGTGGCAGGTGCTCGGCCTCCCCCGGCCCGCGGGCGGGCAGGAGCACTCGGCGCTCTTCGACTGCCGTTCCTTCGCGGCGGCCCTCGCGCACCTGTGCCACGCGGGAGCGGTGCTGCCCGAGGGGTGCCTGCCGCGTCCCTGA
- a CDS encoding oxygenase MpaB family protein, whose amino-acid sequence MTGADPGLFGPDSVTWQVHSDPVMWIAGVRALYLQALHPRAVRGVMQNSDFRRDAWGRLLRTASFVGTTTYGTTDAAERAGARVRKIHRMLTATDPDTGERYGVDEPALLMWVHCAEIDSYLHVAHRSGLRLTGAEADRYVAEHRESARLVGVDPDAVPANRAELAEYFEKVRPGLAAGPEARAVDDFLLRPPTHPLLVPARDVLWRRVAHLAYASLPPYAHELYGRAAPDPATVTRQLRLAGLLLRRIPARVRWQLPPKHILRAMARLGPDARPAPYKLGR is encoded by the coding sequence ATGACCGGCGCGGACCCGGGGCTGTTCGGTCCGGACTCGGTGACCTGGCAGGTGCACAGCGACCCGGTGATGTGGATAGCGGGCGTCCGTGCGCTCTACCTCCAGGCCCTGCACCCCCGTGCCGTCCGCGGGGTGATGCAGAACTCCGACTTCCGGCGGGACGCCTGGGGCCGGCTGCTGCGCACCGCGAGCTTCGTCGGGACGACGACGTACGGCACCACCGACGCCGCCGAGCGCGCCGGTGCCCGCGTCCGGAAGATCCACCGCATGCTGACCGCGACCGACCCGGACACCGGCGAGCGCTACGGCGTCGACGAACCCGCCCTCCTGATGTGGGTGCACTGCGCCGAGATCGACTCGTATCTGCACGTCGCACACCGTTCCGGACTCCGGCTCACCGGCGCCGAGGCCGACCGGTACGTCGCCGAACACCGGGAGAGCGCACGCCTGGTGGGCGTCGACCCCGACGCCGTACCGGCCAACCGGGCCGAGCTGGCCGAGTACTTCGAGAAGGTGCGCCCGGGCCTCGCCGCCGGACCCGAGGCACGCGCGGTGGACGACTTCCTGCTCCGCCCGCCGACGCACCCCCTCCTCGTACCGGCGCGCGACGTGCTGTGGCGGCGCGTGGCGCATCTGGCGTACGCCTCCCTGCCGCCGTACGCCCACGAGTTGTACGGCAGAGCGGCCCCCGACCCCGCCACCGTCACCCGCCAACTGCGCCTCGCGGGCCTCCTGCTGCGCCGCATCCCCGCACGTGTGCGCTGGCAACTCCCGCCCAAACACATTCTGCGGGCCATGGCGAGGCTCGGCCCCGACGCGCGCCCGGCACCGTACAAACTCGGACGATAG
- a CDS encoding serine/threonine-protein kinase, translated as MGDSRLIQGRYRLLDLIGRGGMGEVWRARDESLGRHVAVKCLKPLGPNHDHAFTRVLRERFRREARVAAALQHRGITVVHDFGESDGVLYLVMELLDGRNLSQLLEDNKQHPLPVADVVEIAEQVAAALAYCHEQGIVHRDLKPANIVRLGDGTVKICDFGIARLGHDIGFTSRLTGTGIAMGTPHYMSPEQISGTEVDQRSDLYSFGCVLYEIATGVPPFDLGDAWAILVGHRDTPPRPPREHRAELPEYLERVVLDLLAKEPAQRPDDARELARRISAHRGAPAYVTAVAAARPAPGGRAGPPRLPSWTRGMTTGRKATGTALRTTPPDPAAGLSGEWIARPATGPVVAEPVPAERPAPPTEVLTALAGRHNAGLSLGRLGRWTEAGEVHRGVAAEREHLLGPDHPDTLSSRYEVAFTLSRTGRAADALREYKHVTEARIRTLGADHPDTLAARQEMAYVLGQLGRAFDAHRVYTSVLTAREQLMGPDHPDTLRCRHNLAFNLSRLGRLEDSYRMAREVARARSRVLGPDHPDTLVTRYEVAYALGQLGRWAEALQTYQEVAGARARALGPDHPDTLAARHEIGISLGRLGRSAEALDLYRVLAGDRSRSQGPMHPETLRARHGRCVNLGRLGRWEEALAESREVAAQREQVLGPEHPDTLVSCREVAVGLGWLGHWADALTEYRRVAAARERVLGADHPDTLASRNDEAHCLEQLGRGAEAVALYRRVAALREQRAAAGH; from the coding sequence ATGGGGGACAGCAGGCTCATCCAGGGCCGGTACCGGCTGCTCGATCTGATCGGGCGCGGCGGCATGGGCGAGGTGTGGCGGGCCCGGGACGAGTCCCTGGGCCGGCACGTCGCCGTCAAGTGCCTCAAACCGCTGGGTCCGAACCACGACCACGCCTTCACGCGAGTGCTGCGGGAGCGGTTCCGCCGCGAGGCCCGGGTGGCCGCCGCGCTGCAGCACCGCGGCATCACCGTCGTGCACGACTTCGGCGAGTCCGACGGCGTCCTCTACCTCGTCATGGAACTGCTGGACGGCCGCAACCTCAGCCAGCTCCTGGAGGACAACAAGCAGCACCCGCTGCCGGTCGCGGACGTCGTGGAGATCGCCGAGCAGGTCGCCGCGGCCCTCGCCTACTGCCATGAACAGGGCATCGTCCACCGGGACCTCAAACCCGCGAACATCGTGCGGCTGGGCGACGGCACGGTGAAGATCTGCGACTTCGGCATAGCGCGACTCGGGCACGACATCGGCTTCACCTCCCGGCTGACCGGCACGGGCATCGCCATGGGCACCCCCCACTACATGTCCCCGGAGCAGATCAGCGGCACCGAGGTCGACCAGCGCAGCGACCTCTACTCGTTCGGGTGCGTGCTGTACGAGATCGCCACCGGCGTACCGCCGTTCGACCTCGGCGACGCCTGGGCGATCCTCGTCGGCCACCGCGACACCCCGCCCCGCCCGCCGCGCGAGCACCGCGCCGAACTGCCCGAGTACCTGGAGCGGGTCGTCCTCGACCTGCTCGCCAAGGAACCCGCGCAACGGCCCGACGACGCCCGCGAGCTGGCCCGCCGGATCAGCGCCCACCGGGGCGCGCCGGCGTACGTCACCGCCGTCGCCGCGGCCCGCCCGGCCCCCGGCGGGCGGGCCGGCCCGCCCCGGCTGCCGTCCTGGACCCGCGGCATGACCACCGGCCGCAAGGCGACCGGCACCGCACTGCGCACCACCCCACCGGACCCGGCGGCCGGGCTGTCCGGCGAGTGGATCGCCCGCCCCGCCACCGGTCCGGTCGTCGCCGAACCCGTCCCCGCCGAGCGGCCCGCCCCGCCCACGGAGGTCCTGACCGCCCTGGCCGGCCGGCACAACGCGGGCCTGAGCCTCGGCCGGCTCGGCCGCTGGACGGAGGCGGGCGAGGTGCACCGGGGGGTCGCCGCCGAACGCGAACACCTCCTCGGCCCCGACCACCCCGACACCCTCTCCAGCCGCTACGAGGTGGCGTTCACCCTCAGCCGCACCGGCCGCGCCGCGGACGCCCTGCGCGAGTACAAGCACGTCACCGAGGCCAGGATCCGCACCCTCGGCGCCGATCACCCCGACACCCTGGCCGCCCGCCAGGAGATGGCCTATGTGCTCGGCCAGCTGGGCCGCGCCTTCGACGCCCACCGCGTCTACACGTCGGTGCTCACCGCCCGCGAGCAGCTCATGGGCCCCGACCACCCCGACACCCTGCGCTGCCGCCACAACCTCGCCTTCAACCTGAGCCGCCTCGGCCGCCTGGAGGACTCGTACCGCATGGCGCGCGAGGTGGCCCGGGCCCGCTCCCGTGTGCTCGGCCCGGACCACCCCGACACCCTCGTCACCCGCTACGAAGTCGCCTACGCCCTGGGGCAGTTGGGCCGGTGGGCCGAAGCCCTGCAGACCTACCAGGAGGTCGCCGGGGCCCGCGCTCGCGCCCTCGGCCCCGACCACCCCGACACGCTCGCCGCCCGGCACGAGATCGGCATCAGCCTGGGCCGCCTCGGCCGCAGCGCGGAGGCCCTGGACCTCTACCGCGTCCTGGCCGGCGACCGCAGCCGCAGCCAGGGCCCCATGCACCCCGAGACCCTGCGCGCCCGCCACGGCCGCTGCGTCAACCTCGGGCGGCTCGGCCGCTGGGAGGAGGCCCTCGCGGAATCCCGTGAAGTGGCCGCCCAGCGCGAACAGGTCCTCGGCCCCGAGCACCCGGACACCCTCGTCAGCTGCCGCGAGGTCGCCGTCGGCCTCGGCTGGCTGGGCCACTGGGCCGACGCGCTGACCGAGTACCGGCGCGTGGCCGCCGCCCGCGAACGCGTTCTCGGCGCCGACCATCCCGACACCCTCGCCAGCCGCAACGACGAGGCCCACTGCCTGGAGCAGCTCGGCCGCGGCGCCGAGGCCGTGGCCCTGTACCGAAGAGTCGCGGCCCTGCGGGAGCAGCGGGCCGCGGCGGGGCACTGA